One Sinorhizobium mexicanum genomic region harbors:
- the acnA gene encoding aconitate hydratase AcnA encodes MSKSLDSFNCRSTLTVNGVDYVYYSLPKAEANGLAGVSKLPYSMKVLLENLLRNEDGRSVTKKDIENVAAWLSDKGTAENEIAYRPARVLMQDFTGVPAVVDLAAMRDAMVSLGGDPEKINPLVPVDLVIDHSVIVDEFGTPQAFARNVELEYQRNGERYRFLKWGQQAFKNFRVVPPGTGICHQVNLEYLGQTVWTREEDGEVTAYPDTCVGTDSHTTMINGLGVLGWGVGGIEAEAAMLGQPVSMLLPEVIGFKLTGKLKEGVTATDLVLTVVQMLRKKGVVSKFVEFFGPGLDNMTLADRATIGNMGPEYGATCGFFPVDAETINYLTMSGREESRIALVEAYSKAQGMWREGDGSELVFTDTLELDLGDVVPSMAGPKRPEGRIALENIASGFATALESDYKKPDQLANRYAVEGTDFDIGHGDVAIAAITSCTNTSNPSVLIAAGLLARNAVAKGLKTKPWVKTSLAPGSQVVGEYLAKSGLQADLDKLGFNLVGFGCTTCIGNSGPLPGPISKTINDKGLIAAGVLSGNRNFEGRISPDVQANYLASPPLVVAYALAGTVQKDLTKEPIGEDKDGKPVYLKDIWPTSQEIQDFIFKYVTRELYATKYADVFKGDANWQAVQVPAGQTYAWDEASTYVQNPPYFVGMGKKGAGISDIKGARVLGLFGDKITTDHISPAGSIKAQSPAGSYLLGHGVGVADFNQYGTRRGNHEVMMRGTFANIRIRNHMLGPNGKEGGYTIHYPSKEEMSIYDAAMQYKEEGIPLVIFAGVEYGNGSSRDWAAKGTNLLGVKAVIAQSFERIHRSNLVGMGVIPFVFEEGMTWESLGLKGDEVVTIDNLANVQPREKRLARITYGDGSVKEVPLICRIDTLDEVTYVNNGGILQTVLRDLAA; translated from the coding sequence GTGTCCAAATCCCTAGACAGCTTCAATTGTCGCTCCACGCTCACCGTCAATGGCGTGGATTATGTCTATTACAGCCTTCCGAAGGCGGAAGCGAACGGCCTCGCCGGTGTTTCGAAGCTTCCCTATTCGATGAAGGTGCTGCTGGAAAACCTGCTGCGCAATGAGGATGGCCGCTCGGTCACCAAGAAGGACATCGAGAACGTCGCCGCATGGCTCAGCGACAAGGGCACCGCGGAAAACGAAATCGCCTACCGTCCGGCACGCGTTTTGATGCAGGACTTCACCGGCGTCCCGGCCGTCGTCGACCTCGCGGCAATGCGCGACGCCATGGTCTCGCTCGGCGGCGATCCGGAGAAGATCAATCCGCTCGTCCCCGTTGACCTCGTCATCGACCACTCGGTCATCGTCGACGAATTCGGCACGCCTCAGGCCTTTGCCCGCAACGTCGAACTGGAATACCAGCGCAACGGTGAGCGCTACCGCTTCCTGAAATGGGGCCAGCAAGCCTTCAAGAACTTCCGCGTCGTGCCGCCCGGCACCGGCATCTGTCACCAGGTCAACCTGGAGTATCTCGGCCAGACGGTCTGGACCCGCGAAGAAGACGGCGAAGTGACCGCCTATCCCGATACCTGCGTCGGCACCGACAGCCACACCACCATGATCAACGGCCTCGGCGTGCTCGGCTGGGGCGTCGGTGGTATCGAAGCGGAAGCCGCGATGCTCGGCCAGCCGGTCTCCATGCTGCTGCCGGAAGTCATCGGCTTCAAGCTGACCGGCAAGCTCAAGGAAGGCGTGACCGCGACCGACCTGGTGCTGACGGTCGTCCAGATGCTGCGCAAGAAGGGCGTGGTTTCGAAGTTCGTCGAATTCTTCGGCCCGGGCCTCGACAACATGACGCTCGCCGACCGCGCGACGATCGGCAACATGGGTCCGGAATACGGCGCCACCTGCGGCTTCTTCCCGGTCGATGCCGAAACCATCAATTACCTCACCATGTCCGGCCGTGAAGAGAGCCGCATCGCGCTGGTCGAAGCCTATTCGAAGGCGCAAGGCATGTGGCGCGAAGGCGACGGCTCCGAGCTCGTCTTCACCGACACGCTGGAACTCGACCTCGGCGACGTGGTGCCGTCGATGGCGGGCCCCAAGCGCCCGGAAGGCCGCATTGCGCTCGAAAACATCGCCTCCGGCTTCGCGACGGCGCTCGAAAGCGACTACAAGAAGCCCGACCAGCTTGCGAACCGTTATGCGGTCGAAGGCACGGATTTCGACATCGGCCATGGCGACGTTGCGATCGCAGCCATCACCTCCTGCACCAACACCTCGAACCCGTCGGTCCTGATCGCCGCCGGCCTGCTCGCCCGCAACGCGGTCGCCAAGGGCCTGAAGACGAAGCCGTGGGTCAAGACCTCGCTCGCGCCCGGATCGCAGGTCGTCGGTGAATATCTGGCGAAATCCGGCCTGCAGGCCGATCTCGACAAGCTCGGCTTCAACCTGGTCGGCTTCGGCTGCACCACCTGCATCGGCAACTCCGGCCCGCTGCCAGGCCCGATCTCGAAGACGATCAACGACAAGGGACTGATCGCCGCCGGAGTTCTCTCCGGCAACCGCAACTTCGAGGGCCGCATCTCGCCGGACGTCCAGGCGAACTACCTCGCCTCGCCGCCGCTCGTTGTCGCCTACGCGCTTGCCGGCACGGTCCAGAAGGACCTGACCAAGGAGCCGATCGGCGAGGACAAGGACGGCAAGCCGGTCTACTTGAAGGATATCTGGCCGACCTCGCAGGAAATCCAAGACTTCATCTTCAAGTACGTCACCCGCGAACTCTACGCGACGAAATATGCGGACGTGTTCAAGGGCGACGCCAACTGGCAGGCGGTCCAGGTTCCGGCGGGCCAGACCTATGCCTGGGACGAGGCTTCCACCTATGTCCAGAACCCGCCCTACTTCGTCGGCATGGGCAAGAAGGGCGCCGGCATTTCCGACATCAAGGGCGCCCGCGTCCTCGGCCTCTTCGGCGACAAGATCACCACCGACCACATTTCCCCGGCCGGTTCGATCAAGGCCCAGTCGCCGGCAGGCTCCTACCTGCTCGGCCATGGCGTCGGCGTCGCCGACTTCAACCAGTACGGCACCCGCCGCGGCAACCATGAGGTGATGATGCGCGGCACCTTCGCCAATATCCGCATCCGCAACCACATGCTCGGCCCGAACGGCAAGGAAGGTGGCTACACCATCCACTATCCGTCGAAGGAAGAGATGTCGATCTACGACGCCGCCATGCAGTACAAGGAAGAGGGCATTCCGCTCGTCATCTTCGCCGGCGTCGAATACGGCAACGGTTCGTCACGCGACTGGGCGGCCAAGGGCACCAACCTGCTCGGCGTCAAGGCGGTGATCGCCCAGTCCTTCGAGCGTATCCACCGCTCGAACCTCGTCGGCATGGGCGTCATCCCCTTCGTCTTCGAGGAAGGCATGACCTGGGAGTCGCTGGGCCTGAAGGGCGACGAGGTAGTGACCATCGACAACCTCGCCAATGTCCAGCCGCGCGAAAAGCGCCTGGCGCGGATCACCTATGGCGACGGCTCGGTCAAGGAAGTTCCGCTGATCTGCCGCATCGACACGCTTGACGAGGTCACCTACGTCAACAACGGCGGCATCCTGCAGACGGTTCTGCGCGACCTCGCGGCCTGA
- a CDS encoding DUF1223 domain-containing protein → MTFAYRTTIRRLALTIWFLTAGCGAVTADDGKTIKGVVELFTSQGCSSCPPADAALKKLVDEGDVVALAYHVDYWNYLGWADTLASKENTERQYAYARMLGRNGVYTPQAVLNGRDHLNGANLQAIRSRLDAMSTEGRGLAVPVQAAIGDDGISIKVGAGEGKANVVVVYFERAKVVDVEKGENSGKQIAYWHAVRDIQTIGIWDGKPAEFTLPASVLIEGNGNSGCAVLLQSMKDAETPGAIVGAAAVLAGPQGKL, encoded by the coding sequence ATGACATTCGCCTATAGAACAACCATCCGGCGTCTCGCCCTGACGATATGGTTCCTGACGGCAGGCTGCGGAGCGGTTACGGCGGACGACGGAAAGACAATCAAGGGCGTCGTCGAACTCTTCACCAGCCAGGGCTGCTCCTCCTGTCCGCCGGCGGATGCGGCGCTGAAAAAGCTCGTCGATGAGGGCGATGTCGTCGCGCTCGCCTATCACGTCGACTACTGGAACTACCTCGGCTGGGCCGACACGCTTGCTTCCAAGGAAAATACCGAACGGCAATATGCCTATGCCCGCATGCTCGGCCGCAACGGCGTCTATACGCCCCAGGCGGTCCTCAACGGGCGCGATCATCTCAACGGCGCCAATCTGCAGGCGATCAGGAGCCGGCTCGACGCGATGAGCACCGAGGGCCGGGGACTGGCCGTTCCGGTCCAGGCCGCGATTGGCGACGATGGAATCTCGATCAAGGTCGGCGCCGGCGAAGGCAAGGCGAATGTTGTCGTCGTCTATTTCGAGCGGGCCAAGGTGGTCGATGTCGAGAAAGGCGAAAACAGCGGCAAGCAGATCGCCTATTGGCATGCCGTGCGCGACATACAGACGATAGGCATTTGGGATGGCAAGCCGGCCGAATTCACATTGCCCGCCTCCGTCCTCATTGAAGGAAATGGCAACAGTGGCTGCGCCGTCCTGCTGCAATCGATGAAGGATGCGGAAACGCCGGGGGCCATTGTCGGGGCGGCAGCCGTTCTTGCCGGCCCGCAGGGCAAGCTTTGA
- a CDS encoding DUF2794 domain-containing protein encodes MTDQPDLPEGETRRQGQATSQVVDFHEYKSARNPPPVTFHRRELDQILRVYGRMVGEGEWRDYAIDHTKDRAVFSVFKRSGETPLYRIEKNPKLAAKQGAYSVLNAHGTILKRGHELALVLKVFDKVLKLVET; translated from the coding sequence ATGACCGATCAACCGGATTTGCCGGAAGGCGAGACGCGTCGCCAGGGCCAGGCCACGTCGCAAGTGGTCGATTTTCACGAATACAAGAGCGCCAGGAATCCCCCTCCCGTTACATTTCATCGCCGCGAGCTGGATCAGATTTTGCGGGTCTATGGCCGCATGGTCGGCGAAGGCGAATGGCGCGACTATGCGATCGACCACACGAAGGATCGAGCCGTGTTCTCCGTGTTCAAGCGATCGGGGGAAACGCCGCTCTACCGCATCGAGAAAAACCCGAAGCTTGCGGCAAAGCAGGGCGCCTATAGCGTGCTCAACGCCCATGGCACGATATTGAAGCGCGGCCATGAGCTTGCCCTGGTGCTCAAGGTGTTCGACAAGGTGCTGAAGCTCGTCGAGACCTGA
- a CDS encoding GNAT family N-acetyltransferase, which yields MSVTLRDAVAADLPAITEIYRESVLNGVATYEITPPSEAEMALRFSTITGSGYPYIVAQEDHGRAIIGYAYASAFRTRTAYRFLVEDSIYLAPEARGKGVGRALLAELVKRCTALGFRQMVAVIGGAHPSSIALHRALGFEHQGFMKATGFKHGRWLDTAIMQLALGDGAASDPDEGVYPDTLYRT from the coding sequence ATGTCTGTCACTCTCCGCGACGCCGTCGCTGCCGATCTTCCCGCAATTACCGAAATCTACCGCGAGTCCGTTTTGAACGGCGTGGCGACCTACGAGATAACGCCGCCGTCCGAGGCGGAGATGGCGCTCCGCTTTTCGACGATAACCGGCAGCGGCTATCCCTACATCGTGGCACAGGAGGACCACGGGCGAGCGATCATCGGCTATGCCTATGCTTCCGCATTCCGCACGCGGACGGCCTACCGGTTCCTGGTAGAGGATTCCATCTATCTCGCACCCGAGGCCCGGGGCAAAGGTGTCGGCAGGGCCTTGCTCGCGGAACTGGTCAAGCGATGCACCGCGCTTGGCTTCCGCCAGATGGTGGCGGTGATCGGCGGCGCGCACCCGTCATCGATCGCATTGCATCGCGCTCTCGGCTTCGAGCATCAGGGGTTCATGAAGGCGACCGGTTTCAAGCATGGCCGCTGGCTGGACACGGCGATCATGCAACTCGCCCTCGGAGATGGAGCAGCCTCGGATCCGGACGAGGGCGTCTATCCGGATACGCTCTACCGGACCTGA
- a CDS encoding Bax inhibitor-1/YccA family protein produces MADLRNYQTRMSPAGAQAGAVIDEGLRAYMLKVYNLMALGLAITGVAAYGTYALAVSNPAFAQLIYASPLKWVVMLAPLALVFFMSFRINSMSVSAAQTTFWIYAALMGLSLSSIFLVFTGQSIVQTFFVTAAAFGALSLYGYTTKKDLSGFGTFLIMGLFGLIIASIVNIFLASSAFAFAISVIGVLVFAGLTAYDTQKIKEMYYEADDAAVVGRKAIMGALTLYLDFINLFMFLLQFLGNRNQ; encoded by the coding sequence ATGGCTGATCTGAGAAACTACCAAACCCGAATGTCGCCCGCCGGCGCTCAGGCGGGTGCCGTGATCGACGAAGGCCTTCGCGCTTACATGCTGAAGGTCTACAACCTGATGGCTCTCGGGCTGGCGATCACAGGTGTAGCAGCTTACGGAACCTATGCGCTTGCCGTCTCCAATCCGGCATTCGCCCAGCTCATCTACGCTTCGCCCTTGAAGTGGGTCGTGATGCTGGCGCCGCTGGCGCTGGTCTTCTTCATGAGCTTCCGCATCAATTCGATGAGCGTCTCCGCAGCGCAGACGACGTTCTGGATCTACGCCGCCTTGATGGGGCTCTCGCTGTCCTCGATCTTCCTGGTCTTCACCGGCCAGAGCATCGTGCAGACGTTCTTCGTCACGGCCGCCGCCTTCGGCGCGCTGTCGCTCTACGGCTACACGACGAAGAAGGACCTGTCGGGCTTCGGCACGTTCCTGATCATGGGCCTCTTCGGCCTGATCATCGCGTCGATCGTCAACATCTTCCTGGCGTCTTCCGCGTTCGCCTTCGCGATCTCGGTGATCGGCGTGCTCGTGTTCGCCGGCCTGACCGCCTACGACACACAGAAGATCAAGGAAATGTACTACGAGGCCGATGACGCCGCGGTTGTTGGCCGCAAGGCCATCATGGGCGCGCTGACGCTCTATCTCGACTTCATCAACCTGTTCATGTTCCTGCTGCAGTTCCTGGGCAACAGGAACCAGTAG
- a CDS encoding ABC transporter permease → MSGTGAIDRFRPLLALRLALREMRGGLKGFYIFLACIALGTAAIAGVNSLSQSISATIASQGQELLAGDIRFELNNRVATAEERAFLDSLGRVSVSSGLRSMARLPDGSNQALVELKAVDNAYPLYGTVESEPARPLGDLLSKRGEAFGAVAAPLLLERLGISPGEEILLGNARVRINATIVREPDALSDGFGFAPRLMVSADALAASGLVQTGSLVEHGYKVKLADPQRVASVRSEAEKQFPSAGWSIRTSGNAAPSLNANITRFSQFLTLVGLTALIVGGVGVANAVRAYLDGKRSVIATFKCLGAPASLVAMVYLAQILMIALIGIGIGLVFGALIPFVAAQFLADVLPVPTSFQLYPSALGLAALFGLLTALTFAILPLGRARRVPATALFRQQGLEPTGFPAWPYLAGALACLAALAGLAVWTAYDRSISLIFLGAIAFAFILLRGVSWLISWLARRSPRVNSPALRLAIGNIHRPGALTPSVVLSLGLGLALLVTLALIDGNLRRELTGHMAERAPNFFFVDIQGSEIEGFRSLLSQAMPQGKVVEVPMLRGRIVAFNGEDVNSRNVPPGGQWVLRGDRGITYAKNPPENATLTEGTWWPEAYRGEPLVSFSAEEARELGLKLGDTVTVNVLGRNITAKIVNFRNVEWESLSINFVMVFSPNTFAGAPHAWLATVIDPDATAKEEAAVLKSVTNTYPTITSVRVKDALDIVNALLAQLATAIRAAAAVALVASVLVLAGALAAGNRARIHDAVVLKTLGATRGTLIRAFSYEYIILGFATAVFALFAGGVSAWFVVSRVMTLPSDFLPDVAIATIVVALVMTVGIGLAGTWRILGQKAAPVLREL, encoded by the coding sequence ATGAGCGGGACGGGCGCCATCGACCGCTTTCGCCCGCTTCTCGCCCTCCGACTGGCGCTGCGCGAAATGCGCGGTGGGCTCAAGGGCTTCTATATCTTTCTTGCCTGCATCGCGCTCGGCACGGCGGCGATCGCGGGCGTCAATTCCCTCTCGCAGTCGATCAGCGCCACGATCGCGTCGCAGGGCCAAGAGCTCCTTGCCGGCGATATCCGCTTCGAACTCAACAATCGCGTAGCGACGGCCGAGGAGCGCGCCTTCCTCGACAGTCTCGGCAGGGTCTCCGTTTCCTCGGGGCTCCGCTCCATGGCGCGGCTCCCCGATGGATCCAACCAGGCACTCGTCGAATTGAAGGCCGTCGACAATGCCTACCCGCTCTACGGCACCGTCGAAAGCGAGCCGGCCAGACCGCTCGGCGACCTCTTGTCCAAACGGGGGGAGGCGTTCGGCGCCGTGGCCGCGCCGTTGCTGCTGGAGCGTCTGGGCATCAGCCCCGGCGAAGAAATCCTGCTCGGCAATGCGCGGGTTCGGATCAACGCGACGATCGTCCGGGAGCCGGACGCGCTTTCCGACGGGTTCGGTTTTGCGCCGCGGCTGATGGTCTCGGCCGACGCCCTCGCCGCCTCGGGCCTCGTGCAGACCGGCAGCCTCGTCGAGCACGGCTACAAGGTCAAGCTTGCCGATCCTCAGCGCGTCGCATCGGTTCGCTCCGAGGCGGAGAAGCAATTCCCGTCGGCCGGCTGGTCGATCCGGACGAGCGGCAATGCCGCCCCGTCGCTCAACGCCAACATCACGCGTTTCTCGCAGTTCCTGACGCTCGTCGGCCTGACGGCGCTGATCGTCGGTGGGGTGGGCGTCGCCAACGCCGTGCGCGCCTATCTCGATGGCAAACGCAGCGTCATCGCGACCTTCAAATGCCTCGGAGCCCCGGCGTCACTGGTCGCCATGGTCTATCTCGCGCAGATCCTGATGATCGCGCTGATCGGCATCGGCATCGGCCTCGTTTTCGGCGCGCTGATCCCTTTCGTCGCGGCCCAGTTTCTCGCCGATGTGCTGCCTGTTCCGACGTCTTTCCAACTCTACCCATCGGCGCTCGGCCTCGCGGCGCTTTTCGGACTGCTGACGGCGCTCACCTTCGCCATCCTGCCGCTCGGCCGCGCGCGCCGGGTGCCGGCAACGGCGCTCTTCCGGCAACAGGGGTTAGAACCCACTGGCTTCCCGGCTTGGCCCTATCTCGCAGGCGCGCTCGCCTGCCTTGCGGCGCTCGCCGGACTTGCCGTCTGGACCGCGTACGATCGCAGCATTTCGTTGATCTTCCTCGGCGCAATCGCCTTTGCCTTCATCCTGCTGCGCGGCGTGTCGTGGCTTATTTCCTGGCTTGCGCGGCGCAGCCCGCGGGTCAACTCGCCGGCGCTGAGATTGGCGATCGGCAACATCCATCGCCCCGGCGCCCTGACGCCGTCGGTGGTGCTTTCACTCGGTCTCGGTCTCGCCTTGCTCGTGACGCTGGCGCTCATCGACGGCAACCTTCGGCGCGAACTCACCGGCCACATGGCCGAGCGGGCGCCCAACTTCTTCTTCGTCGATATCCAGGGGAGCGAGATCGAAGGGTTCCGGTCACTGCTTTCGCAGGCGATGCCACAGGGCAAGGTCGTTGAAGTGCCGATGCTGCGCGGGCGCATCGTGGCGTTCAACGGCGAGGACGTGAACAGCCGCAACGTGCCGCCGGGCGGGCAATGGGTGCTGCGCGGCGACCGTGGCATCACCTATGCCAAAAATCCGCCGGAGAACGCGACGCTCACCGAGGGCACGTGGTGGCCTGAGGCTTATCGGGGTGAACCGCTGGTTTCGTTCTCGGCGGAGGAAGCCCGCGAGCTCGGCCTGAAACTCGGCGACACGGTGACCGTCAACGTGCTCGGCCGCAACATCACCGCGAAGATCGTCAATTTCCGCAACGTCGAATGGGAATCGCTGTCGATCAATTTCGTCATGGTCTTCTCGCCGAACACGTTTGCCGGCGCGCCGCACGCCTGGCTCGCAACGGTCATCGATCCCGATGCGACGGCCAAGGAGGAGGCGGCGGTGTTGAAGTCGGTGACCAATACCTATCCGACGATCACCAGCGTGCGCGTCAAGGATGCGCTCGATATTGTCAATGCGCTTCTCGCGCAGCTTGCGACGGCCATTCGCGCCGCCGCCGCGGTCGCCCTTGTCGCGTCGGTTCTCGTTCTTGCGGGGGCGCTCGCCGCCGGCAACCGTGCGCGCATCCACGATGCAGTTGTCCTGAAGACGCTGGGTGCCACGCGCGGCACGCTGATCCGCGCCTTTAGCTACGAATACATCATTCTCGGCTTCGCAACTGCCGTCTTCGCGCTGTTTGCCGGAGGTGTTTCTGCCTGGTTCGTCGTCAGCCGCGTGATGACGCTGCCGTCCGATTTCCTCCCGGATGTCGCGATCGCCACGATCGTAGTAGCACTCGTCATGACCGTCGGCATCGGTCTTGCCGGAACCTGGCGCATTCTCGGCCAGAAGGCCGCTCCGGTGCTGCGCGAGTTGTGA
- a CDS encoding ABC transporter ATP-binding protein, with the protein MARTIIELKNADLTLGEAAAAVHVLKAVSLTVDAGESVGIVGPSGSGKSTLLMVLAGLERLDSGEIVIDGTPLHGLSEDRLADFRGRNVGIVFQSFHLIPNMTALENVAVPLELANVRNAFDVARQELVAVGLGDRLTHYPGQLSGGEQQRVAIARALAPSPKLLIADEPTGNLDAETGRQIADLLFAEQRERGMTLVLVTHDAALAGRCARQVQVRSGEIVSGGQPDSRSASVHQAAASA; encoded by the coding sequence GTGGCAAGAACCATCATCGAGTTGAAAAATGCCGACTTGACGCTGGGCGAGGCCGCGGCTGCAGTCCATGTGCTGAAGGCCGTGAGCCTCACAGTCGACGCCGGCGAATCCGTCGGGATCGTCGGCCCGTCCGGATCGGGGAAATCGACGCTGCTGATGGTGCTCGCCGGCCTGGAGCGGCTGGACAGCGGCGAGATCGTCATCGACGGTACGCCCCTGCATGGCCTGAGCGAGGATAGGCTTGCGGATTTCCGGGGCCGCAACGTCGGTATCGTCTTCCAGTCCTTTCACCTCATTCCCAACATGACCGCGCTTGAAAACGTCGCGGTGCCGCTTGAGCTTGCAAATGTCCGCAACGCCTTCGACGTCGCGCGCCAGGAACTCGTCGCGGTCGGCCTGGGTGATCGACTGACGCATTATCCGGGGCAGCTTTCAGGCGGCGAGCAGCAGCGCGTCGCAATCGCCCGTGCGCTGGCGCCGTCGCCAAAGCTCTTGATTGCCGACGAGCCCACCGGCAATCTGGACGCCGAGACCGGCCGGCAGATCGCCGATCTTCTTTTTGCGGAGCAGCGCGAACGCGGCATGACCCTGGTTCTCGTCACGCATGATGCAGCACTTGCCGGGCGCTGCGCGCGGCAGGTTCAGGTGCGCTCCGGCGAGATCGTCTCCGGCGGACAGCCCGATTCGAGGTCCGCTTCCGTTCACCAGGCGGCGGCGTCGGCATGA